The proteins below are encoded in one region of Nilaparvata lugens isolate BPH chromosome X, ASM1435652v1, whole genome shotgun sequence:
- the LOC111045479 gene encoding pro-neuropeptide Y yields MLTLKTALLLVCCVLLWAWPSYCDSIGADSRMHASNPRQFQSPEDLRSYLDQLQLYYAVAGRPRFGKRVGYNGRPSSWVPSQDSPVDDQLEQIYSFREK; encoded by the exons ATGTTGACTTTGAAGACTGCTCTACTATTGGTATGCTGTGTGCTGCTCTGGGCGTGGCCTAGCTATTGTGACTCAATCGGAGCCGATTCAAGAATGCATGCATCAAATCCGAGACAATTCCAATCTCCGGAGGATCTCAGGTCTTATCTGGACCAGTTGCAGCTGTACTACGCAGTTGCTGGTAGACCCAG ATTTGGAAAAAGAGTTGGGTATAATGGCAGACCTAGCAGTTGGGTTCCTTCTCAGGATTCTCCAGTTGACGATCAGTTGGAGCAGATTTACTCTTtcagagaaaaatga
- the LOC111049418 gene encoding uncharacterized protein LOC111049418 isoform X2, with protein sequence MRMHLVWDEVGEATAILDEANLALQGDAALPLWQHMLLYWLANDPTKHKVKVNEFLKKASNMENQPAICNHFRVIWLGWIVLKMAKRSPPCLQLHHKMIEYEKMQEDCNEACLRIYYVLACIHFGTDNKEIWLDYFRFEKEYGKPGQMGDLYNDACSYLNKSLVEQFKEEYNQLNK encoded by the exons ATGCGCATGCACTTGGTTTGGGACGAGGTTGGTGAGGCGACCGCCATCCTTGATGAGGCCAACCTCGCGCTGCAGGGTGATGCTGCGTTGCCGCTCTGGCAACATATGCTGCTCTATTGGCTGGCCAACGATCCCACCAAGCACAAAGTCAAG GTTAATGAATTTCTGAAGAAAGCATCCAATATGGAGAATCAACCAGCCATCTGTAACCATTTCAGAGTGATTTGGTTGGGGTGGATTGTTTTGAAG ATGGCCAAGCGATCTCCTCCCTGCCTCCAACTGCATCATAAGATGATTGAGTACGAGAAAATGCAGGAAGACTGCAATGAAGCCTGTCTTCGCATATACTACGTCCTTGCTTGCATTCATTTCGGAACTGATAATAAAG AAATATGGCTAGACTATTTCCGATTTGAAAAGGAGTACGGAAAACCTGGACAGATGGGAGACCTTTACAACGATGCTTGCTCATATCTCAACAAGTCATTGGTGGAGCAATTCAAGGAGGAGTATAATCAACTCAATAAATGA
- the LOC111049418 gene encoding U3 small nucleolar RNA-associated protein 6 homolog isoform X1 yields MRMHLVWDEVGEATAILDEANLALQGDAALPLWQHMLLYWLANDPTKHKVKVNEFLKKASNMENQPAICNHFRVIWLGWIVLKKGISAARDFYLKMAKRSPPCLQLHHKMIEYEKMQEDCNEACLRIYYVLACIHFGTDNKEIWLDYFRFEKEYGKPGQMGDLYNDACSYLNKSLVEQFKEEYNQLNK; encoded by the exons ATGCGCATGCACTTGGTTTGGGACGAGGTTGGTGAGGCGACCGCCATCCTTGATGAGGCCAACCTCGCGCTGCAGGGTGATGCTGCGTTGCCGCTCTGGCAACATATGCTGCTCTATTGGCTGGCCAACGATCCCACCAAGCACAAAGTCAAG GTTAATGAATTTCTGAAGAAAGCATCCAATATGGAGAATCAACCAGCCATCTGTAACCATTTCAGAGTGATTTGGTTGGGGTGGATTGTTTTGAAGAAGGGCATTAGTGCAGCTCGCGATTTCTATTTAAAAATGGCCAAGCGATCTCCTCCCTGCCTCCAACTGCATCATAAGATGATTGAGTACGAGAAAATGCAGGAAGACTGCAATGAAGCCTGTCTTCGCATATACTACGTCCTTGCTTGCATTCATTTCGGAACTGATAATAAAG AAATATGGCTAGACTATTTCCGATTTGAAAAGGAGTACGGAAAACCTGGACAGATGGGAGACCTTTACAACGATGCTTGCTCATATCTCAACAAGTCATTGGTGGAGCAATTCAAGGAGGAGTATAATCAACTCAATAAATGA